The following proteins are co-located in the Leptospira weilii genome:
- the topA gene encoding type I DNA topoisomerase, with product MPSLIIVESPSKAKTIGGYLGKEFRILATLGHVADLPKTTLGLDLKNRFEPEYVVLPGKKKILSEIVRAAKESQRIFLATDPDREGEFISAYIRDRLKKKSNVFRIRFTEITRNAILSSLQNPDTIHESLVEAQKTRRVGDRLIGYFISPVLWKEIGPGLSAGRVQSVALKWICDREEEIRNFNSEVYYNVLLYARDKKGIEGVFQRAGDRIFSEEKANLILQNVQKEKNLRISEKKESREKNLPPPPFQTASLQQEAFRKLQFSSKKTMSVAQKLYEGMDLGNGKREGLITYMRTDSIRLSPDFVERANSWIVSELGETFVNRLERKVRKSGRKIQDAHEAIRITNPFLVPESAKNFLGKEEASLYGLIWKRTISYLLPPEEFLKTEYSVFAAGECFQLETKKTLFPGYKILNEVDKKANPNWEKGELLTLQKVECEKKQTEPPPRYSEGTLVAKLEREGIGRPSTYSTVSEILVKRKYVEQEKKFFYPLPLGEKVNFFLQSGFGDLFREKFTAELESNLDRIEKNEIDSFSILNRLWSDLQTQIQNSKFAAFRKEWVEIREKKKETGWGICPLCRDGSLQKKKTSRKKEFYQCSRFPDCEYVSYELPKP from the coding sequence GTGCCCTCACTTATCATTGTCGAATCTCCCTCCAAAGCAAAAACTATCGGCGGCTATTTAGGAAAAGAATTTAGAATTCTCGCAACACTCGGACACGTGGCCGATCTTCCTAAGACGACTCTCGGATTGGATCTGAAGAATCGTTTTGAACCGGAATACGTGGTTCTTCCCGGAAAGAAAAAGATTCTTTCCGAAATCGTAAGAGCGGCAAAAGAATCCCAAAGAATTTTTCTGGCAACCGATCCGGATCGAGAGGGGGAATTTATCAGTGCCTATATCCGGGATCGTCTGAAAAAAAAATCGAATGTCTTTCGGATTCGTTTTACGGAAATCACTCGAAACGCGATTCTGAGTTCTTTACAAAATCCAGATACGATCCATGAATCGCTGGTTGAAGCCCAAAAAACGAGGAGAGTCGGAGATAGGCTGATCGGTTATTTCATCAGTCCCGTTCTCTGGAAAGAGATCGGTCCGGGATTGTCTGCCGGAAGAGTGCAGTCTGTCGCTTTAAAGTGGATTTGTGACAGAGAGGAAGAGATTCGAAATTTTAATTCGGAAGTATATTATAATGTACTATTGTATGCGCGCGATAAAAAAGGGATCGAAGGTGTTTTTCAAAGGGCGGGCGATCGGATTTTTTCCGAAGAAAAAGCAAATCTGATTTTACAAAATGTTCAAAAGGAAAAGAATCTCCGGATTTCTGAAAAAAAAGAATCTCGCGAAAAAAACCTACCTCCTCCTCCGTTTCAAACGGCGAGTTTACAACAGGAAGCCTTTCGAAAATTACAATTCTCTTCTAAAAAGACGATGAGCGTTGCTCAGAAACTCTACGAAGGAATGGATCTTGGAAACGGTAAAAGAGAAGGGTTGATCACATATATGAGAACGGACTCTATTCGTTTGAGTCCGGATTTTGTGGAACGGGCAAACTCTTGGATCGTCTCCGAGCTCGGTGAAACTTTTGTCAACAGACTTGAGCGTAAAGTTAGGAAATCCGGTAGGAAAATTCAGGACGCACACGAAGCGATCCGAATCACAAATCCATTTTTAGTTCCCGAAAGCGCAAAAAATTTTTTAGGAAAGGAGGAAGCCTCTCTTTACGGGCTGATCTGGAAACGAACCATTTCGTATCTTCTACCTCCGGAAGAATTTCTAAAAACCGAATATTCCGTTTTTGCGGCCGGAGAATGTTTTCAATTGGAAACTAAAAAAACTCTTTTTCCCGGATATAAAATATTAAACGAAGTGGATAAAAAGGCGAATCCAAATTGGGAGAAAGGGGAGTTGTTGACTCTTCAGAAAGTGGAATGTGAGAAAAAGCAAACGGAACCGCCTCCTCGATATTCAGAAGGCACTCTCGTCGCAAAATTGGAAAGGGAAGGGATTGGTCGGCCTTCCACATATTCAACGGTTTCGGAGATTCTTGTTAAAAGGAAATACGTCGAACAGGAAAAGAAATTTTTTTATCCGCTTCCATTGGGAGAAAAGGTCAACTTTTTTCTGCAATCCGGTTTCGGGGATCTATTTCGGGAAAAATTTACCGCGGAACTCGAATCAAATTTGGATAGGATCGAAAAAAACGAGATTGATTCTTTTTCCATATTAAATCGACTTTGGTCCGATCTACAAACTCAGATTCAGAATAGCAAGTTTGCCGCGTTTCGAAAAGAATGGGTAGAGATTCGAGAAAAGAAAAAAGAAACGGGTTGGGGGATTTGTCCTCTTTGTAGAGACGGTTCTCTTCAAAAGAAAAAAACGTCTCGAAAAAAAGAATTCTATCAATGTAGCCGCTTTCCAGATTGTGAATACGTAAGTTACGAGCTTCCCAAACCTTAA
- the cysK gene encoding cysteine synthase A, with product MKAESILETIGNTPHVKINRLFKTKSQVYAKLERSNPGGSIKDRIALSMIEDAEKTGKLTKDSIIVEPTSGNTGIGLALVAAVKGYKLLLVMPESMSVERRRIMAAYGAEFELTPREKGMPGAIEKAKQIVAENPKAWMPQQFENEANIKVHVETTAQEIAKDFPDGLDYVITGVGTGGHITGVAQVLKQKFPKLKVFAVEPEASPVISGGKPGPHPIQGIGAGFIPKNLHTNLLDGTIQISKDEAFEYAQRAAKEEGLFIGVSSGAALAAVAKKLPEIPEGSKVLTFSYDTGERYLSIEGLFPVPANA from the coding sequence ATGAAAGCTGAGAGCATTTTAGAAACGATCGGGAATACACCCCATGTAAAAATTAATCGCTTGTTTAAAACAAAGAGCCAGGTTTATGCAAAATTAGAAAGATCAAACCCGGGCGGATCTATAAAGGATCGAATCGCACTTTCCATGATTGAGGATGCGGAAAAAACCGGAAAACTCACTAAGGATAGCATCATCGTAGAGCCTACTTCCGGAAACACTGGAATCGGTTTGGCTCTTGTTGCCGCTGTCAAGGGTTACAAACTTCTTTTAGTAATGCCTGAGTCCATGAGTGTGGAAAGAAGAAGAATTATGGCCGCTTACGGAGCGGAATTCGAACTAACTCCGAGAGAAAAAGGAATGCCGGGGGCGATTGAAAAAGCAAAACAAATCGTGGCAGAAAACCCGAAAGCGTGGATGCCGCAACAGTTTGAGAACGAAGCGAATATCAAAGTTCACGTGGAAACAACGGCTCAAGAAATTGCAAAAGATTTTCCAGACGGATTAGACTACGTAATTACAGGAGTCGGAACCGGAGGACATATCACAGGCGTAGCTCAGGTTTTGAAGCAAAAATTTCCAAAGTTGAAAGTGTTTGCGGTCGAGCCGGAAGCGTCTCCCGTAATCTCGGGAGGAAAACCGGGGCCACACCCGATTCAAGGAATCGGAGCGGGGTTCATTCCTAAAAACCTTCACACGAATCTTTTGGACGGAACCATTCAAATCAGTAAGGACGAAGCATTCGAATATGCGCAAAGAGCGGCAAAGGAAGAAGGACTTTTTATCGGAGTTTCTTCCGGCGCAGCGCTTGCGGCGGTCGCAAAAAAATTACCGGAGATCCCAGAAGGTTCGAAAGTATTAACTTTCTCTTATGATACGGGAGAAAGATATCTTTCGATCGAAGGACTTTTTCCGGTTCCTGCGAACGCATAA
- a CDS encoding gamma carbonic anhydrase family protein — protein MKSNYQILEYMGKKPRIHESVFLAPGSQVVGDVVIGKNSSIWFQTLVRGDVNYIRIGENVNIQDLTIVHVARDVYPVEIGNNVSIGHRATIHGCKLKDNAFVGMCATLMDDVEVGEFAFIGAGALVTPGKKIPPGVLVMGSPGKIVRDITDKEREIITRTAGNYLKYKENYLQDSFYSRG, from the coding sequence ATGAAATCAAATTACCAAATTCTGGAGTATATGGGAAAAAAACCCCGGATTCACGAATCCGTTTTTCTGGCTCCGGGTTCTCAGGTGGTCGGGGATGTAGTGATTGGAAAAAATTCTTCCATTTGGTTTCAGACTTTGGTTCGGGGAGACGTTAACTATATTCGGATCGGCGAGAATGTGAACATTCAAGATCTCACGATCGTTCATGTCGCAAGAGATGTATATCCGGTTGAAATAGGAAATAACGTGTCCATCGGACATAGAGCGACGATTCATGGATGCAAACTCAAGGATAATGCGTTTGTGGGTATGTGCGCCACTTTAATGGACGATGTGGAAGTTGGGGAATTTGCGTTTATCGGTGCCGGAGCGTTGGTTACGCCGGGGAAAAAAATTCCTCCCGGAGTTTTGGTAATGGGATCGCCGGGAAAGATCGTTCGGGATATCACCGATAAGGAAAGGGAAATCATCACTCGAACGGCCGGAAATTATCTCAAATACAAAGAGAATTATTTGCAAGATTCGTTCTATTCGAGAGGTTAG
- the lepB gene encoding signal peptidase I produces MSGSSSNQEKEKREKIKSILKQAGIGLLIGLIAASLIRFFLFFPFTLETKEMLPTYPPGKRIYFSRFVNRSNLYLGDLILAKHPTQEGRVVFSRIAGKPGDIIQMKNKILYRNNNPEDLSGVGNGFVLQFEDKRGPFPASFSGRDNSEPLILKDRDYFLLCDNRDSCSDSRDFGPIPIEHILGKAF; encoded by the coding sequence ATGAGCGGAAGTTCTTCCAACCAAGAAAAAGAAAAAAGGGAAAAAATTAAATCTATTCTCAAACAAGCCGGAATCGGACTTTTAATCGGTTTGATTGCGGCGTCACTGATTCGATTTTTTCTTTTTTTTCCGTTCACATTGGAAACGAAAGAAATGCTTCCTACCTATCCCCCTGGAAAAAGAATTTATTTCTCCCGTTTTGTGAATCGATCCAACCTTTATCTTGGTGATTTGATTTTAGCAAAACATCCGACTCAAGAAGGTAGGGTCGTCTTTTCACGAATTGCAGGTAAACCGGGCGACATCATTCAGATGAAAAATAAGATTCTGTATCGTAACAATAATCCGGAAGACCTTTCCGGCGTCGGGAACGGATTCGTACTCCAGTTCGAAGATAAACGAGGGCCATTTCCCGCAAGTTTTTCCGGTCGGGATAATAGCGAACCTTTAATTCTCAAAGATCGAGATTACTTTTTACTCTGTGACAATCGGGATTCCTGTTCAGATTCCAGAGATTTCGGTCCGATTCCCATCGAACACATCTTGGGAAAAGCTTTCTAG
- a CDS encoding sensor histidine kinase, whose amino-acid sequence MVESVPNAILLLNRDGKIVYINNQAEKLFGYDRTELIGQVVEELLPHRYRKNHPSFRDSFFLSPKVRPMGAGRELFGLKKDGAEFPIEIGLNPVVTADGTLVLASIIDITERKKAEQRFRLVVESAPNAMVLVNTEGTISLVNEQTEKLFGYEREELIGTKLEILLPERFRIEHPDRRNQFFQSPSVRSMGTGRDLFARRKNGSEVQVEIGLNPIDTDEGLMVLASIIDITERKNQEATLIRKNELEVKNKELEQFAFLASHDLQEPLRTVSNYIQILEEDYGSAFDSNVNRHLKTIDQATKRMSVLVKALLMYARIGRDQKLALTDLNLTLSEVLSDLENLILHSKAKIISAPLPSLNIYQVEFRQLLQNLITNAIKFSKKETDPEIRIHCRNEGDHWHFSIQDNGIGIESKYLDRIFFIFQRLHIKEEYEGHGIGLAHCKKIIELHNGRIWVESAIGIGSTFYFNIPILNP is encoded by the coding sequence ATGGTCGAATCCGTCCCGAACGCAATTTTATTGCTGAATCGGGACGGCAAGATCGTTTATATCAATAATCAGGCCGAAAAATTGTTCGGATATGACCGAACCGAATTGATCGGACAGGTTGTGGAAGAACTTCTTCCGCATCGATACCGCAAAAATCATCCCTCGTTTAGAGATTCTTTTTTTCTTTCTCCAAAAGTTCGGCCGATGGGCGCAGGTAGGGAACTTTTCGGACTCAAAAAAGACGGAGCGGAGTTTCCAATCGAAATCGGCTTGAATCCGGTCGTAACCGCGGACGGAACTCTCGTTTTAGCTTCCATCATCGACATCACAGAAAGAAAAAAAGCGGAACAAAGATTTCGTCTCGTAGTCGAGTCCGCGCCGAACGCAATGGTTCTGGTAAACACGGAAGGAACGATTTCTCTTGTAAACGAGCAGACCGAAAAACTCTTCGGTTACGAAAGAGAAGAATTGATCGGAACCAAATTGGAAATACTGCTCCCAGAACGTTTTCGTATAGAACATCCGGACCGGAGAAATCAATTCTTTCAATCCCCTTCTGTTCGATCGATGGGCACAGGAAGAGATTTATTCGCTCGAAGAAAGAACGGATCCGAAGTACAAGTCGAAATCGGTTTGAATCCGATCGATACAGACGAAGGCCTTATGGTTCTCGCCTCCATCATCGACATTACAGAAAGAAAAAATCAGGAAGCCACGTTGATTCGAAAAAACGAATTGGAAGTGAAAAATAAGGAACTGGAGCAATTCGCATTTCTCGCATCTCACGATCTACAAGAACCTCTTAGAACCGTATCCAACTACATTCAAATTTTGGAAGAGGATTACGGTAGCGCATTCGATTCGAACGTGAACCGTCATTTAAAAACGATCGATCAAGCAACCAAACGAATGAGCGTTCTCGTAAAAGCCCTTCTTATGTATGCAAGAATCGGAAGGGATCAAAAATTAGCTCTTACGGATTTAAACCTTACCCTCTCAGAAGTTCTTTCCGATCTCGAAAACTTGATTCTCCATTCCAAGGCCAAAATCATTTCCGCCCCTCTTCCAAGCCTAAATATATACCAGGTGGAATTTAGACAACTTCTTCAGAATCTGATTACAAACGCGATCAAGTTCTCTAAAAAAGAAACGGATCCGGAAATTCGGATCCATTGTCGGAACGAAGGTGACCATTGGCATTTTTCGATCCAAGACAATGGAATCGGAATCGAATCCAAATATTTGGATAGGATTTTTTTCATCTTTCAAAGACTTCATATCAAAGAAGAATACGAAGGCCACGGAATCGGATTGGCTCATTGCAAAAAAATCATAGAATTACACAACGGCCGTATCTGGGTCGAGTCCGCTATAGGAATAGGAAGCACCTTTTATTTCAACATTCCTATCTTAAATCCATGA
- a CDS encoding response regulator has protein sequence MKNQKLKCILLIDDNQDDNFFHERVIRKGNYAETVIAKQSGQEALDFLKNKSKNPEPFPDLIFLDINMPGMNGWEFLEEYKKLDKALQTSTIIVMLTTSENPDDKNKFSQFGSTSDFKTKPLTNWMMDEILIRNFSQSNSADLQSP, from the coding sequence ATGAAAAATCAAAAATTAAAATGTATTCTCCTCATCGACGATAACCAAGACGATAATTTTTTTCATGAAAGGGTGATCCGCAAAGGAAATTACGCGGAAACTGTAATCGCAAAACAATCCGGTCAGGAGGCTTTGGACTTTTTAAAAAATAAATCGAAAAACCCGGAGCCGTTTCCCGATCTTATTTTCCTGGATATCAATATGCCCGGAATGAACGGTTGGGAATTTTTAGAAGAATATAAAAAATTAGATAAGGCGCTTCAAACTAGTACGATCATAGTCATGTTGACTACCTCGGAAAATCCGGATGATAAAAATAAATTTTCTCAATTCGGTTCCACATCGGATTTCAAAACAAAACCTCTTACAAATTGGATGATGGACGAAATTTTAATCAGAAATTTTTCTCAATCAAATTCCGCAGACCTACAATCTCCTTAA
- a CDS encoding DUF6210 family protein gives MNQPIIRLWGMEKIGLIIEHKTGVIYSNQTGGYVCSQPKAEGAFVLIEDFENKVQMELRKYFIGPKWNGWCSAGIDEETADFIDSLLVPLYFLPNLKVDRNRMSQSHEAWIYVNLLPKNEDSEYYGFSGKSGILTWENSD, from the coding sequence ATGAATCAACCGATTATTAGACTTTGGGGAATGGAAAAGATTGGGCTGATTATAGAGCACAAAACCGGAGTGATCTATTCCAATCAGACAGGCGGATATGTTTGTTCGCAGCCGAAGGCCGAGGGGGCTTTTGTTCTGATTGAGGATTTCGAAAATAAAGTTCAAATGGAGTTGCGGAAGTATTTTATCGGACCTAAATGGAACGGTTGGTGTAGTGCGGGGATTGATGAGGAAACGGCGGATTTTATAGATTCGCTTTTGGTGCCTTTATATTTTCTTCCCAATTTGAAGGTGGATAGAAATAGAATGTCCCAATCGCACGAAGCGTGGATTTACGTAAATCTTTTGCCTAAGAATGAAGATTCGGAATACTATGGATTTTCGGGAAAATCCGGAATCCTTACTTGGGAAAATAGTGATTGA
- the gap gene encoding type I glyceraldehyde-3-phosphate dehydrogenase, which yields MTKIAINGFGRIGRLVFRAGIKDPNLEFVAINDLVTPDNLAYLLKYDSTHGRFQGTVEHTDKELIVDGKKVLCVSERDPEKLPWKDLKVDYVIESTGLFTDRAGAEKHLKAGAKKVVISAPAKDKDIPTFVMGVNNEKYNAATDHIVSNASCTTNCLAPITKVVLDNFGIEEGLMTTIHAATATQPTVDGPSKKDFRGGRGAMQNIIPAATGAAKAVGLCIPEVNGKLTGMSFRVPTPDVSVVDLTVRTTKETSLKEISAKMKEASEGSMKGILGYTEDMVVSNDFVSSTLSSIFDRDACIELNSRFFKLVSWYDNEMGYSNRVLDLIRYMAKKG from the coding sequence ATGACTAAAATAGCCATCAACGGATTTGGAAGAATCGGAAGACTCGTTTTCCGTGCGGGAATCAAAGACCCTAATCTGGAATTTGTCGCAATCAATGATTTAGTTACTCCTGACAATCTGGCCTACTTACTCAAATACGATTCCACTCATGGAAGATTTCAAGGAACCGTTGAGCACACCGATAAAGAACTCATCGTAGACGGAAAAAAAGTTCTCTGCGTTTCCGAAAGAGATCCTGAAAAACTTCCCTGGAAAGACCTGAAAGTGGACTACGTGATCGAATCCACCGGACTTTTTACCGACAGAGCGGGAGCGGAAAAACACCTAAAAGCGGGAGCGAAAAAAGTCGTAATCTCCGCGCCTGCAAAGGACAAGGATATCCCCACATTCGTAATGGGTGTCAACAACGAGAAATACAACGCGGCAACCGATCATATCGTTTCCAACGCATCCTGCACTACCAACTGTCTCGCTCCGATCACAAAAGTCGTTCTCGACAATTTCGGAATCGAAGAAGGCTTAATGACCACGATCCACGCCGCAACCGCAACACAACCGACCGTAGACGGGCCTTCTAAAAAAGATTTCCGAGGCGGAAGAGGAGCGATGCAAAACATCATTCCTGCGGCGACCGGCGCGGCAAAAGCGGTCGGCCTTTGTATTCCCGAAGTCAACGGAAAACTCACCGGCATGTCTTTCCGCGTTCCTACTCCGGACGTTTCCGTAGTAGACTTAACCGTGAGAACTACGAAAGAAACCTCTCTCAAAGAAATTTCCGCAAAGATGAAAGAAGCTTCCGAAGGTTCCATGAAAGGAATTCTCGGTTACACAGAAGACATGGTAGTTTCCAACGACTTCGTAAGTTCCACTCTTTCTTCCATCTTCGACAGGGACGCTTGTATCGAACTCAACTCCAGATTCTTTAAACTCGTTTCCTGGTATGACAACGAGATGGGATATTCCAACAGAGTTTTAGATCTGATCCGCTATATGGCGAAGAAAGGTTGA
- a CDS encoding phosphoglycerate kinase, translating to MELPRLENVELSGKRVFLRVDFNVPIENGKVTDKTRIEKTLPTIELLLKKGARVIIASHLGRPKGQANPEFSLAPVVETFKGLVKANVHFSQSVIGDEAIKRSKELKDGEILVIENVRFHKEEEENDPSFSKKLAALADVYVNDAFGAAHRAHASTEGIAHLLPSYAGLLMHKEIMELSALLAKPARPFVAIIGGSKVSSKIKVLNNLFDKVNHLLIGGGMAYTFLKSRAIPVGNSLVEKDFEVQAFQLIEKAGVAGVDLQLPVDHVIADQFSEKAKSKSVDKMGILEGWMGMDIGSKTVSNYEKIIKNAGTIFWNGPMGVFEMDKFASGTMAIAKAIAKSKAKTVVGGGDSIAAINKAGVADKITHISTGGGASLEFMEGRKLPGVEALKKKAEEE from the coding sequence ATGGAATTACCTAGACTCGAAAACGTCGAACTTTCGGGAAAAAGAGTTTTTCTAAGGGTGGACTTTAACGTTCCCATAGAAAACGGAAAAGTCACCGACAAAACCAGAATCGAAAAGACTCTCCCTACGATCGAACTTCTCCTCAAAAAAGGAGCGAGAGTGATCATCGCGAGTCACCTCGGCAGACCTAAAGGACAGGCAAATCCCGAATTCTCCCTCGCTCCGGTTGTGGAAACTTTCAAAGGACTCGTAAAGGCGAACGTTCACTTCTCCCAATCCGTGATCGGAGACGAAGCGATAAAACGTTCCAAAGAACTCAAAGACGGAGAAATCCTCGTGATCGAAAACGTTCGTTTCCATAAGGAAGAAGAAGAGAACGATCCGAGCTTTTCCAAAAAGCTCGCGGCTCTCGCGGACGTGTACGTAAACGACGCGTTCGGCGCGGCTCACAGAGCGCACGCTTCCACGGAAGGAATCGCGCATCTTCTGCCTTCGTATGCGGGACTTTTGATGCACAAAGAGATCATGGAACTTTCCGCCCTTCTCGCAAAACCGGCTCGTCCGTTTGTCGCGATCATCGGCGGTTCCAAGGTTTCTTCCAAAATCAAGGTTCTCAACAATCTCTTCGACAAAGTAAATCACCTTCTCATCGGCGGTGGAATGGCTTATACTTTCCTCAAATCCAGAGCGATCCCCGTGGGGAATTCTCTCGTGGAAAAAGATTTCGAAGTCCAGGCCTTTCAACTGATCGAAAAAGCGGGAGTTGCAGGAGTCGATCTTCAACTTCCCGTGGATCATGTCATTGCGGATCAGTTCAGCGAAAAAGCGAAGTCCAAGTCCGTGGATAAGATGGGAATCTTAGAAGGTTGGATGGGAATGGACATCGGTTCCAAAACCGTTTCCAACTACGAAAAGATCATCAAGAACGCGGGAACGATTTTCTGGAACGGTCCGATGGGCGTTTTTGAAATGGATAAGTTCGCGAGCGGAACGATGGCAATCGCAAAGGCGATCGCTAAGTCCAAGGCAAAGACAGTCGTAGGCGGAGGAGATTCCATCGCCGCGATCAACAAGGCCGGAGTCGCCGACAAGATCACTCACATCTCCACAGGCGGAGGAGCTTCTCTCGAATTTATGGAAGGAAGAAAACTTCCCGGTGTGGAAGCGCTGAAGAAAAAGGCCGAAGAAGAATAG
- a CDS encoding putative toxin-antitoxin system toxin component, PIN family, with translation MKVVLDTNVLYQVLRAKKGASRAILELIFDQKIKLGLSIPVFKEYEEVLNRQTSKVDLGINNKEIKKILGFIAYISYPQTIYFAFRPNLRDEDDNHFVELTLACNADYLITSNVKDYLIDNDLKFQDLKVITPSNFMNYWRENYENKS, from the coding sequence TTGAAAGTCGTCTTAGATACAAATGTCCTTTATCAAGTGTTAAGAGCAAAAAAAGGAGCTTCGCGAGCAATTCTGGAATTAATTTTCGATCAGAAAATTAAGTTAGGATTATCAATACCAGTATTTAAAGAATACGAGGAAGTATTAAATAGACAGACTTCGAAAGTAGATCTTGGAATTAATAATAAAGAAATAAAAAAGATATTGGGATTTATTGCTTACATAAGCTATCCGCAGACGATTTATTTTGCCTTTCGTCCAAACTTGCGCGATGAAGATGATAATCATTTTGTCGAACTTACATTAGCCTGTAATGCGGATTATTTGATTACTAGTAACGTAAAAGATTATCTAATAGATAACGATTTAAAATTTCAGGATTTGAAAGTTATAACGCCATCAAATTTTATGAACTATTGGCGGGAGAATTATGAAAACAAAAGCTAG
- a CDS encoding toxin-antitoxin system HicB family antitoxin has protein sequence MKTKASVLTIRIPSELKHKIEKVAEEQGVSINQLALYAFTKEIQDLETSQYFEKYYKGKTKKQIFADFRNVLSEINSDGKIPVWDKL, from the coding sequence ATGAAAACAAAAGCTAGCGTATTAACTATTAGAATTCCTTCTGAACTGAAGCATAAAATTGAAAAAGTGGCTGAAGAGCAGGGCGTTTCAATAAATCAGTTAGCATTATACGCATTTACCAAAGAAATTCAAGATCTTGAAACTTCTCAATATTTTGAAAAATATTACAAAGGTAAAACTAAGAAGCAAATTTTCGCAGACTTTAGGAATGTACTTTCTGAGATTAATAGTGACGGCAAAATTCCTGTTTGGGATAAATTATAA
- the tpiA gene encoding triose-phosphate isomerase codes for MRKTIIAGNWKMNLSEKEALSLAHSIKEKIPSISKGRISMIFPSTLHLAGVAKILQGTEILVGAQNAYPSGLAAFTGETSPEQLKELGVKVVMIGHSERRQFLGETNSFCNEKIHFLLKNDFIVLYCVGETLLERESGKTFEVISSQIREGLKGIHSHSFSNLVLAYEPVWAIGTGKVATPAQAQEAHSFIRKEIADLFLGAKEIAESISILYGGSVKPDNIQALLKEKDLDGGLVGGASQKIDSYAGLF; via the coding sequence ATGCGCAAAACGATAATCGCCGGAAACTGGAAAATGAATCTCTCCGAAAAAGAGGCTCTATCTTTGGCACATTCGATTAAAGAAAAAATCCCTTCCATTTCTAAAGGTAGAATTTCTATGATTTTTCCTTCGACATTGCATCTTGCGGGTGTTGCAAAAATTTTACAAGGAACAGAAATTCTAGTCGGAGCACAGAATGCGTATCCTTCCGGGCTTGCGGCTTTTACCGGCGAGACCTCGCCGGAACAACTAAAAGAACTCGGCGTGAAAGTCGTTATGATCGGACATTCGGAAAGAAGACAATTTCTAGGCGAGACGAATTCCTTTTGTAACGAAAAGATTCATTTTTTATTGAAGAACGATTTTATCGTGCTCTATTGTGTAGGCGAAACGCTTCTAGAAAGAGAATCCGGAAAAACCTTCGAAGTAATTTCTTCCCAAATTCGGGAAGGTTTGAAAGGAATCCACAGCCATTCTTTTTCCAATCTGGTCCTGGCTTACGAACCGGTCTGGGCGATCGGAACCGGAAAGGTGGCAACACCGGCACAAGCACAAGAGGCACATTCTTTTATTCGTAAGGAAATAGCCGACCTATTCTTAGGCGCGAAAGAAATTGCGGAATCCATCTCAATTCTATACGGAGGTTCCGTAAAACCGGATAACATACAAGCTCTATTAAAGGAAAAAGATCTAGACGGCGGTCTCGTAGGAGGGGCCAGTCAAAAAATAGATTCTTACGCGGGTCTGTTCTAA
- the secG gene encoding preprotein translocase subunit SecG — protein MLNGVILTLFVFVSLFLVLLVMIQTGKGGGLLGGGSSQSVFGSSTADVLTKATRVTAILFIILSLFLSFLFAKKEDKLMPETVPALITTPPEETKSETNTPNSAPATPSSAPTTNP, from the coding sequence ATGTTAAACGGAGTGATTCTAACCCTTTTTGTTTTTGTTTCTCTCTTTCTGGTTTTACTCGTTATGATCCAGACCGGTAAAGGTGGAGGACTTTTAGGAGGAGGCTCCAGTCAATCCGTTTTCGGTTCTTCCACGGCGGATGTTCTTACCAAGGCCACGCGTGTGACCGCAATTTTATTTATCATTCTTTCTCTTTTTCTCTCTTTTCTTTTTGCTAAAAAAGAAGACAAATTGATGCCGGAAACAGTTCCCGCCCTGATAACAACACCGCCTGAGGAGACTAAAAGTGAAACAAACACACCCAATTCAGCTCCTGCGACACCATCTTCTGCTCCGACAACCAACCCTTAA